The window agtgtaaacagatataatgaaaaacaaataaaatgatGAGACATGTCAAAAACTTCAGGCATATCTTAGAAATTATATTACCAGTAAAGTTGAGGTGCATCATGAGTAAGAACTTGCCCACCAGCAGATACCCAGTAAAATCCGATTATCCACCATATAAAGGAGAACATTGTATTAGCAGACTCCAGATGTTTTGCAATACTGCAAGCAGATTTATGAACAGAAAAATTATCAGGATAGAAGATATGGTGGCCAACTGAACTAAAAGCAAaccatgaaaaataaattaaatggaAACTATTTCCATTAAATACACTAAACTAATTATAATAGCTCTGATTTCCCATAGAAATAaaaatttctaaaataaaaCTAGGAAGGTGTGGTAAATAAAAATGAGATAAAGGCTTATAGAAGGTAGAAAAGCACAGTCGCATTTCAGCATAGAAATATGAGAAAGTTATGCTATATTCAGAGATACACAGCAGAGTGACCACATTAGTGTGCCTCTCCTCTCTAACTGACAATCAAAACCTCCAGCATCCAGCATAGCATAGATGCATGCTATATTATGTCTGTTAAAGCCACAACATGCTTGAAGTCCATCTTAAGAATTGACATTCTGCAGACAACTCATATTGGCACTAACATAGAAAAACCAGTATGATTCATGTAACTTGCATTACTAGAAGCAACTAGGTGGATGACGAACTAAGATAAAGTGGACAACAATAACTTCTGGCAAAATAGGAACAAATGCAACAAAATATATCTTAGTGGATTCACAGACAAAGGTACTTGTTCAAGATCACCAAGACTTAACTGAAAACCCAAGGAACAAACAAAGTTAGTTTTAAATATTCATATAATTAAAATCAAATTTGGTAGTCATTCTTGTTTATTCTATAGGACTAAAGCTACTGAGAGCTTTAAAAAGTAAGCGATCATGCAGAAATAATAAGGTTGTCACGATATAGCAACATAAGAAACACAGGTGAGAAAATTATGCATGTCCAGTAAATATATGAGCAGATATTTTGTTACAGGCTTTCAGGTTATGGAAATCAAGCTAAAAACATCCACTTAGAACTTCAACTATAGGTCCATTTCATGTATTCAACTATCTTTGTTCACATATCAAGCCAAGAGTTAATTCAACCTTGGTTGGGAACTCTCATATGGTTCTCCTTGTTCCAATTAGGCAAAAATTAAGACCCACAAGGACACGACCAACATTTCTAGCATACATTATGAACATAGTTAAAGGATTAGTCTTGAAATTTGGTACAAAATTACTAGGATACCTGTAGTGTGACCACAATTTCTAGTTTACCATGAAAGGAACGATAGCCTTGAACTTAACAGTGAAAGACTGAAAGTTACTTCAACTAGAACAAAGCTAAAGTTTAGAACAATTAAAGGATCGGTAATAGCAACAATCCCTCTAATCAGTCCTTTACATTACCGAACATAATCGCCATTGCGGCCACGGGGAgcacgctcgccggcgtccTCGTCACTTGACGACGACGATCCATCGGTTCCtgtctcctcgtcggcggccatGGGGGATTCACCGCTCTGGCCGCGGCGCATACGGTACTCGATGGCGACGCAGGCCATGTGGAGGACGCACTGAACGGCGTACCCAACGATCCAGAGGCGGAGCGGCATGGACGGGCTCTCTTCGCGGCTCAgcgcgagcacggcggcggcaacgaggATGAAGGCGAGGTTCCACAGGAGGTCGAGCGCCACCACGGGGCGGGAGTAGGCCCAGTCGGCCTGCCGCTCCTCCAGCtgatccgccgccgcttcccgcacCAGCAGGGACGGCTCGCGCATCGCCCGGCGACCGCTCCGGCGCAGGAACCGAGCCGCTCCCCGGAGCGACGGCCGCCGCAGCGCGCCACCGTGGcgacggccgccaccgccgccgccgccaccgaggagCGGTGCCGAGTCCAGGCGCGCGTCGCCACGGGGGCTTGGGGATCGtggcgtcgccatcgccggaaCCCTAGCCGCGGAATGGGGAGGAACGTGTGGGCTGGGGCTCTGGTACtacctttcctcctcctctagAAATGAGAGAGGAAATTTTCTTTCCCGGAAGGACTGTTCTTTACTTGATTGTCATCTCGCGGAGAATTACAATTTTGATTCTGATGAATGAACGGTGATTTTTTTGGGTGAAAATTGCACGGTGACGTATTGGTTGAAAATGTTGTAATGGGAGATTGAAGTTTGATTGGTTTAACCTACTTTTTAGCATATAGAATACGAGCAATTTTTTTCCTTACCAACAGGAAAAACAAGCACAAGCTGTAGCTCGATGGAAATGGTTGGAGATTCACTTCCCAGGCTGCTACAGTTATTCGATTTTTTTTGGGTTGCCTTTTGTGGTGTTGCTATAagtgttaagtttttttttcgcctGAACTAGTGGGTAGAGATAATATGTCATGTGCACCTGTAATTTTAGCTTTGTGTATCAGCTCGAAAGGTAAGAGAAGACAGTGAAGGCTTATCGGTGGAAGCAAAGAGGTTTGGAGTTGACAGAGGGGGATGGCTGCCTCAGGTATGGGAGGAGGACATTGAGCACATGGGCGGCGATGAATCCAATAGCACAAGCTATAGAGATAAGAAGCGGAAGAACATCAAAGATGTTACGGGATATAATAGATAAGGTGTATTATGACGGTATTATTATAAAAGGAAACACATGGTGGGTGAGAGCGGGTAAGTGGATCTTGCTAGTGTTAATAAAGCATATGGACGAGATGGTTGAATATAGAATGAGACGCTAGAGAGTGATGGTAAGTGGTAGGGTTAAATTTCGAATAAACATTGTATTAGAATATGACATCATGGTTGTATTATTCGGTGCTCACTTTATAACATATAAACACAAGGATCTTTTGTTACACTTTTGTGCGTACATGTGGTGGCATGTGCACTTCCGAAATACTGCATACGTAAATTAGGGATAAATTTCGTAGACTTACTACATAccaatatattttgaaaatctAAGGTTCCTTGTTGCCACAAGTTGTTGGTGTTTCTGGCCTTATAAGGAAATTGCTTGACAACAAACATTAGAGCAAAAGGATTCGGTCGCTATATCCGCTCTATTTTGTAAGCCTGGAACATTAGAGCAAAAGGACTCGGTGCAAGAGAACCTTTAGATTTCCCTTTGCCCTAACTTGTTAATTAGAGGATATATCATTCTAGTGTTTTCAATACACAAAggtctggaaaaaaaaaggctaagTTGTAAGGTATTTGACGCAACGGTAATACTAACCCCTTCAGTGATCTAGAAATAATGAACAATACCCAAATATTTGATAGAGTGTATTTCCCTCCATGAGCAGTAGCTAGCTAAGTGTAAGCTAGCCTAAAATTCACGGGCTATACTGTATTGTTCTGGCCACTCTCTccaagtttattttttctatttgctTTGTTCTAAATGTTTGCGGAGAGTTGGACTTGGTTCGTGGTAGCACAACAACTCTATTAATTGTTTTGGTCATATCTATCACACTTTTTTTTATGAACTTAGGCTGTCTTGGCAAAAACAATCATAGAGTTAAGTGTAGTTTAGACCATTATTATTTCAATCATCATGTATAGTTGGGCCAATTATGAGTTTGAGGCCCATTTATAGTATAGTTGTTACATCTAGATGTGTGAATGTGCTTTTACGCTTTTTACCAGTTGATatttgtatctttctcttgCACATGGAAATATCTATATGGGTATATTTCTCAATTTATGTCTTCTATAGGCAATTTATTCTTAGCCATTGGATTAAGATCTGACGAGTGGTATGtcacagacacacacacactcaaatatatatatatatatatatatatatatatatatatatatatatatatatatatatatatatatatatatatatatatatatatatatatatatatatatttgagcCTGATCTGAACCCTAGCTTGAGTCCTCCtacccttgccgccgccgtcgccaccaccgtccATCTCCCTTCACTTAGCATCCTCTCCACCACAACGATTATCTCCGGTGCCCTTCACCGTCTTCTTCGCAATCTTGATGGGTCATCACCTCCGGATCCACATTTGTTGTCATCGTCATGATCGAGCATTGTTCAGAAATTAGTCACCATCGATTGCCACACCTCCACAAATACGTCTCCATACCTTTCAAAAGAGCACCAAGCGATGTGAGAAAAGGATTGGTTGAAAGAAACTAACCATATGTGTTACAACCCGTAACTAAAATGTTTATTTGTGATTTTGTTAAATATTTGGTTATTTTTTTGAACTGAAGATATCCTTTTGTGGCTCCTAATACAATTGGTTGTTTCCTTATTCACGTAAGCAGGATCTGTTCATGTGAGCATGTGACATTGTGGGAGTGGGGCCATCTCTTCTGCCTCGCCAACATCTGAGAGCTTGACATTTGTTAACGGAAAAGGCAAATGGTAAGCAATATTTTTTCCAACTTCTACTGCATATATGCAATGCC of the Oryza sativa Japonica Group chromosome 2, ASM3414082v1 genome contains:
- the LOC4330296 gene encoding E3 ubiquitin-protein ligase At1g12760; the encoded protein is MATPRSPSPRGDARLDSAPLLGGGGGGGGRRHGGALRRPSLRGAARFLRRSGRRAMREPSLLVREAAADQLEERQADWAYSRPVVALDLLWNLAFILVAAAVLALSREESPSMPLRLWIVGYAVQCVLHMACVAIEYRMRRGQSGESPMAADEETGTDGSSSSSDEDAGERAPRGRNGDYVRIAKHLESANTMFSFIWWIIGFYWVSAGGQVLTHDAPQLYWLCIVFLAFDVFFVVFCVALACIIGIAVCCCLPCIIAILYAVSDQEGASEDDIRQIPRYKFRRMDEPEKQSVNMTGSSGGIMIECGTNQPIEKVLAAEDAECCICLSAYDDGAELRELPCGHHFHCVCIDKWLHINATCPLCKFNVRKNSSSSGSEEV